GCTCTTTTTTGTCATGATAAGCTTTGTAGTAGGCAAATTTAGCCTTTTTAAATAGCGAATTTTCATCAAATAAGCTCACTCCCTTTGCCTCGTCCATAGTGATAAGCACGGCAAAGACCTTGCTCGCAACCTCACCGTAATCGCCCTTTGTCTTTAGGTGAAATGGCTCGTATTTTAGGCCAGGAATTTTCTCAACTACCTTTGGAGTGACGCTCTTGTCGTACTTGTAGCAAAATGGGCAAGCGTAGCTAAAAACCTTAACTAGTGTATTTTGTCCGACACTTAGTGGCTTTTCGAGCTTGACATAGTCCTCGCCCTCGCTAAATGCACTTGCACTAATCGCTCCAGCTACCGCAACGGCAAAGATAGCCTTACTAAATTTAGATAGAAAACTCATAATATTCTCCTTTGGATGATTTATTTTGAGTTATTCTACAACCAAGCTCAACCGCACTTTTAACGCTAGAATAAATTTTGGCTGAAATTTGTCTATTTTAAATTTATGATGATGGATTTTGTTTTTTATTAAATTTACTGAAAAAGTTCGCTATGACTTCCTATTTCAACGCATGTAAGAAGTAAAATTTCGTTTTGTTTTTTATATATCAAGAGCAAGTCTGGCTTAACATGACACTCTCTAAAGCCTTTATAGCTTCCAATAAGAGCGTGATCTTTATACTTTGATGCTAATTCCTCGTTATTTGCTAACTACCAGATGATATCTTTAGTTAATTTTTTTTCGTTTTCATTTAGCTTTTTAAAAGATTTTTTAAAACTCTTTGAATACTCTATCTCAAGCATCAAGGCTCTTTTCAAATTCTTCAAATGTTTTAAATCTCTCTACTTCGCCATTTTCGATCTCTTTGATAGCTCTATCAAGCCTTGAGACTTTATCTCTTTGCTCAAATTCTACATTTGCCTGCCTAGCCATCTCTTTTATAAGCTCGATAAATCCATAGTCAGCATTTTTAAAATCAATCGTTGTAGTCATCTTACACCTTTAAATTTTTATCTTATTATAACTTCAAATTTATAAAAATAATATACGTTATCAATAAAAATTATTATTTACATATTTCATTTATTAGGTTATAATCGGCTCAAATTTTATCAAAATAGGAGTCAAAATGAGACAATACGAAACATACAAATGCGAGAAATGCGGCAACGAGATCGAGGTTCAAAAAGTTGGCGGCGGCACATTAACCTGTTGCGGCGAAGAGATGAAATGCGTGACTGAAAATTTAACAGCGGTAAATTTGATGAAGGCATTTGCTGGCGAGTCACAAGCTAGAAACAAATACGAGCTTTACGGCGACCTAGCCAAAGAAGCTGGCTACCACGCGATAGCTAGACACTTTTACGAGGCAGCTGAAAACGAGAAATGGCACGCAAGGGCTGAATTTAAGAAATATCACGAGATGATGAACGATCCGATCGATAAGATGGATAAAAATTTACTTGACGCTGCAGCTGGCGAAAACTACGAGCATACGACGATGTATCCAGACTTTGCAAAGATCGCAAAAGAAGAAGAGTTAAAAGATGTTGAAAGGTTATTTAACGCGATCGGCAAGGTTGAAGTTGAGCATGAGAGGGAGTATTTAGAGCTTAAAAAGATGCTTGATGAAGAGGGCTTTTTTGAGAGCGACGAAGAAGATATCTGGGTTTGCGAGGTGTGCGGACACGTTCACAGAGGCAAAAAAGCTCCAGGCGCTTGCCCACTTTGCAAAGCTCCAAAAGAGTATTTTAAGCGCGAATTCTTAGGCTAAAAATAGCCAAAATAGCCAAGGCGCTTGTCTTGGCTAAATTTATAATTTTTTAAGCACACAACCACTATCAAAAATGTTATACTTTCGCATACTTTTTCACAAGGAGAAAAAATGAAAAAATCACTTCTAGTTTTAGCCACTCTTGGCTTTGCACTAAGCCTAAACGCTGCAGATCTTACAGATACTTGCAAGTCTTACTTCTCAGACATCGATAAGATGGTCGAAGCTTACAAACAAGCTGGTCAAGAGCAACAAGTAAAAATGTATGAGGATCAAAAGAAACAATCAATGGATCAACTAGCTTCTTTACCAAAAGAGCAACAAGACGCTACTTGCAAACAAGCTAAAGAGATGTTTGCTCAAGTAATGGATCAAATGAAAAAACAAGGTCTTTTAAAATAAAACTCCATGTGGCTAGGCTCTCTAGCCACACTTCAAATTTACCCCTCTTTTTTACATAAATTTTGCGTGATCTTTGCAACAGACGGCGAAACTAGCAAAAGCACAGGATACGCCACTACAAAGGCTTTTACATAAGCAATTAGCCAAATTTTCACAAAACCATCAACAAAGCCAAGGTTAAGATACGTCAGCACAAATGACATAAAAAACGCCATAAATGCTGACATTATAAACGCAAAAACATATCTATAAAATTTCGCTGGTATCATGAAATCTTGCCCATAATAGCCTTAAATTCTCTAACCACATACTCAACATACTTTATAAACCACCCTCTATGCTCGGCAAAAAGCTCCTCAGCCCTCTCTTTTGGTATGAGATCTGTTTTTAAACTAATAGTAACGATAGACATCTTTTTCCTTTAAATTTACTTGCAAACAAATACGCCCGCCTTATAAATGGCAAA
This genomic stretch from Campylobacter concisus harbors:
- a CDS encoding ferritin family protein, whose product is MRQYETYKCEKCGNEIEVQKVGGGTLTCCGEEMKCVTENLTAVNLMKAFAGESQARNKYELYGDLAKEAGYHAIARHFYEAAENEKWHARAEFKKYHEMMNDPIDKMDKNLLDAAAGENYEHTTMYPDFAKIAKEEELKDVERLFNAIGKVEVEHEREYLELKKMLDEEGFFESDEEDIWVCEVCGHVHRGKKAPGACPLCKAPKEYFKREFLG
- a CDS encoding DUF5339 domain-containing protein, translated to MKKSLLVLATLGFALSLNAADLTDTCKSYFSDIDKMVEAYKQAGQEQQVKMYEDQKKQSMDQLASLPKEQQDATCKQAKEMFAQVMDQMKKQGLLK
- a CDS encoding thiol:disulfide interchange protein DsbA/DsbL, producing MSFLSKFSKAIFAVAVAGAISASAFSEGEDYVKLEKPLSVGQNTLVKVFSYACPFCYKYDKSVTPKVVEKIPGLKYEPFHLKTKGDYGEVASKVFAVLITMDEAKGVSLFDENSLFKKAKFAYYKAYHDKKERWGDGKDAEGFLKTGLDAAGVSKADYEKELANPKVTELLKKWDESYEVAKIQGVPAFVVNGKYLIMTKSISSLDGMAALIEELLKK
- a CDS encoding DUF2798 domain-containing protein, with protein sequence MIPAKFYRYVFAFIMSAFMAFFMSFVLTYLNLGFVDGFVKIWLIAYVKAFVVAYPVLLLVSPSVAKITQNLCKKEG